A genomic region of Arcobacter sp. LA11 contains the following coding sequences:
- a CDS encoding purine-nucleoside phosphorylase, whose protein sequence is MIVCAGRSETFSFAETIGVGLIESSINLTRQCLFNKPDFILFIGSAGSYGEYEVFDIIESKRAANLELSFLTEDSYTPLDNVLESENKMTRNDTIVNSSNYISTNFELTKQYNQYGIGIENMEFFSVLQVAREFEIPVAGIFVVTNYTNKNAHNDFIKNHKEAMLKLREYLVEKQIIK, encoded by the coding sequence ATGATAGTTTGTGCAGGAAGAAGTGAAACTTTTAGCTTCGCAGAAACAATTGGAGTAGGCCTAATTGAGTCATCTATTAATTTAACAAGACAATGTCTTTTTAATAAACCAGATTTTATTTTGTTTATAGGAAGTGCAGGTAGTTATGGTGAATACGAAGTTTTTGATATTATCGAATCAAAAAGAGCTGCTAATTTAGAGTTGTCTTTTTTAACAGAAGATTCTTATACTCCTCTTGACAATGTATTAGAATCTGAAAATAAAATGACAAGAAATGATACTATCGTAAATAGTTCAAATTATATATCTACAAATTTTGAACTTACTAAGCAATATAATCAATATGGTATTGGTATTGAAAATATGGAATTTTTTTCGGTCTTGCAAGTTGCACGTGAGTTTGAAATTCCAGTTGCTGGGATATTTGTTGTTACAAATTATACTAATAAAAATGCACATAATGATTTTATAAAAAATCATAAAGAAGCAATGTTAAAGTTAAGAGAATATTTAGTTGAGAAACAAATTATTAAATAA
- the rlmN gene encoding 23S rRNA (adenine(2503)-C(2))-methyltransferase RlmN → MNSIYDYTLNELKSQLKPSFRAKQVYNWIYKKYVTSYDDMKNIPNDLKENLKENYAINILKIVKKEKSSDGSIKYLFKLHDGHTVEAVLLLMKKKKIKEDGTVERSEKFTVCISTQVGCKVGCTFCLTAKGGFVRNLSVGEVVDQIVQIKRDNEIAENKSVNIVYMGMGEPLDNYNNFVHSVKVFSEEEGLSINRRRMTVSTSGISSKIEKLGNEDLGIQLAISLHAVDDGLRSELIPMNKAYNIKSIIDAVKKFPVDARKKVMFEYLVIKDKNDDIASAKKLLQLLDGIKAKVNLIYFNPYPGTSYQRPQSSDMVKFQEYLTSKGLLCTIRESKGLDISAACGQLKEKETNGSS, encoded by the coding sequence TTGAATTCAATATATGATTACACTTTAAATGAATTAAAATCTCAATTAAAACCAAGTTTTAGAGCAAAGCAAGTTTACAATTGGATTTATAAGAAGTATGTGACATCTTATGATGATATGAAAAATATACCAAATGATTTAAAAGAAAATCTAAAAGAAAACTATGCAATTAATATTTTGAAAATTGTAAAAAAAGAGAAAAGCTCTGATGGGAGTATAAAATATCTTTTTAAACTTCATGATGGGCATACAGTTGAAGCTGTATTACTTTTAATGAAAAAGAAAAAAATAAAAGAAGATGGAACAGTTGAACGAAGTGAAAAATTCACTGTTTGTATCTCAACTCAAGTTGGATGTAAAGTAGGGTGTACATTTTGTTTAACTGCAAAAGGTGGATTTGTAAGAAATTTATCAGTTGGAGAAGTAGTAGATCAAATAGTTCAAATCAAAAGAGATAATGAAATTGCAGAAAATAAATCTGTAAATATTGTTTATATGGGAATGGGCGAACCTCTTGATAATTACAACAATTTTGTTCATTCTGTTAAAGTATTTTCAGAAGAAGAAGGTCTATCAATAAACAGAAGAAGAATGACTGTATCAACGTCTGGGATATCTTCTAAAATAGAAAAGTTAGGGAATGAAGATTTAGGTATACAGTTAGCTATTTCTTTACATGCAGTTGATGATGGTTTAAGAAGTGAATTGATTCCTATGAATAAAGCATACAATATCAAATCAATTATTGATGCAGTAAAAAAGTTTCCAGTTGATGCAAGAAAAAAAGTTATGTTTGAATATCTTGTTATAAAAGATAAAAATGATGATATTGCTTCTGCTAAAAAACTTTTACAATTGCTTGATGGAATTAAAGCAAAAGTAAATTTGATTTATTTTAATCCATATCCAGGTACTTCATATCAAAGACCACAAAGCAGTGATATGGTAAAATTCCAAGAATATTTAACAAGCAAAGGCCTCTTATGCACAATAAGAGAATCAAAAGGTCTTGATATCTCTGCGGCATGTGGACAACTTAAAGAGA